GTAACACAGCTAATGTCTCACAGCTTAAAGCTTCCTGTTCTGCTCTAATTCATTAATTCAAATGAATTTGATTCATCTCACTGTCCCGGTGCGGCTCATGCAGCTTTgtcttttgatatttattagGAGCATGCTGTGACAATGCCTTGCACCTGGGTGATGGCCTGTGCCTACGCCCCCTCCGGCTGTGCTGTAGCTTGTGGGTGAGTGTCTTACTACCCGTGATAATCCAAATGGGTGTGTCatcctttttgttttggtaaacTGGGCTTTTTATCCTGTCACAGGGGCCTGGATAATAAATGCTCAGTGTATCCTTTGTCTCTGGACAAGAATGAGAACTTGGCTGCGAAGAAGAAGTCAGTGGCCATGCACACAAACTACCTGTCAGCCTGTAGCTTCACCAACTCGGATATGCAAGTGAGAATGTCAAccatgcacaaaaacacatccacaaaaAGCAATTGAGTAAAATGTTTATAGAAAAAGAGAGATGGTAGATATTTTCCCACAATTTTACTGATACTTTAGGTTCCTGTAAACTGCTTCACAGCTGCTTTtttattcattactttttttctctctcattatTAATCAGAAATCACTGCCTTCTGTATTCCTGTGTACGGAGCTCCCCCACTCTGTTAATAATTCACAACAGCCAGTAGCTCCCGGTTGGATGTCCTGGCCACACGATGTTTCACCCAACAAAGACTATCCATTTACAGCCATGTGTTAGCCCACATAGACTTTTACTGATCTCCAGAGTAGTTGTTGTTCTTCCTGCTCATCATCTGGGGATTATGTTGTTCAGTGGTGGTAGATTGCTGTCTCTGTCCTGCTCTACAGACACACTGCAGAAGAATGTTGTCCCCAATTGGTTGAATGCTCACCTCATTAGACTGTTGGACTGTCAGTCAGATACTAGGTCAATTTTTATTAATCCATAGTAATCATAATTCTTGCactcattttactttttaattactttttaatcatCTTACATGTGCAATCCCTACACTGTACatagtctatctatctatctatctatctatctatctatctatctatctatctatctatctatctatctatctgcctGCTTGTTTTAAAGATCCTGACTTCCAGCGGAGATGGAACATGTGCATTATGGGATGTTGAAAGTGGGCAGCTGTTGCAGAGTTTCCATGGACACGCAGCAGATGTGCTTTGTCTGGACCTGGCTCCCTCCGAGACTGGAAACACATTTGTTTCAGGGGTGAGGACGCCTTTCATTACAGCTTATTACTGCACTAATTACACTTTACTgaattatttcaaatattttttcatACAATAATATGCATCATTATATATTATTGCAGGGCTGTGATAAGAAGGCCAATGTGTGGGACATGCGTTCAGGACAGTGTATTCAGTCCTTTGAAACTCATGAATCAGACATAAATAGTGTGCGGTAAGAGACTGCCAATTGTCAATTTTGAGTTCTGATATAAGTACAGAGATAAGAATATTTTCAATGAATCTATCAgtaagaaaaatgcaatattGTAAGTCCTATATGTGTGAAATAGTAGTTgttataatattttttaaattattttgacaGTCTGTTTTTGGGGGTTTCTTTTTCATACCGCCACTGGGAGGCGCTTAAAGGCAAATATAATCAAATCCTTCTGAACAGAACAGAGGTATTTGGTCCTAACTGTCTGTTTCTTCTGATTGATAGATACTACCCCAGTGGAGACGCATTTGCATCGGGCTCAGATGATGCTACAGTAAGTAATGAGATATTTACCACATGAAGTGCAATTGCAAACATATTGAAAACCATCTTTAACATTCAAACACTGACTTTTGTTACAGTGCCGCCTGTATGACTTAAGGGCAGACAGAGAAGTGGCTATTTATTCCAAAGAAAGCATTATATTTGGGGTCTCCAGTGTTGATTTCTCTCTCAGTGGTAAGAACTACACACTTCAGTATGCAACCAAACAGCAGTTAATCATCAATCAGAGCTTAGAACATTATTTCTATTGTATGTTAAACgcatttatgttttgttacatcTTTCAGGACGGTTATTGTTTGGCGGCTACAACGACTACACTATAAATGTTTGGGATGTTCTCAAAGGAACACGGGTCTCTATTCTGTTTGGACATGAGAACCGTGTCAGTACGCTGCGTGTTTCCCCAGATGGGACGGCCTTCTGCACAGGTTCCTGGGACCACACTCTTCGGGTATGAGATGTCCGTTATTATTGTCTGATCTGAAGACTTTGTTAGGTGCAGTGACCTTTCTGGTTATATCttgtaatgtttgtttttttccagatcTGGGCTTAAGGATGAAGGCACAGAGAATCAACACAAACCTACTGAAGATACACCAACGTTTCTGTTTGCTAGAGAACAATCAGAGAGATGAAGGCTCGGTTTTGGTTGTACATAGGTCATATCAATAGCATTGTATATACTCCAGTCTCAAGGTCATGGtagatttaaatatttcagaGAGTAATTAAACCAAATTGTGCACACTTATATCACAATATGATTAAAGGAAAATGGTACAGAGGTACTTATGGTTACAACTTAAgatgttaaatgtaaattgcAGAACATACTATTGGTAGTGACTAGATCAGTCTGAGATAGAAGTGACCCAATAAAGTGATGCATTGTATGTGCCCACATAAAGGACATTActtgtatatttatttgtttttctgcacaAAAAATGATGGAGGAATGCAGCCTGTAGAAAAAAATGGGATACTAGGAAACAGCATCTATCTACAGGACAAGAGCCTTTTATGAAGGCCTTGGCTTCACTTGGCTTACCTTGCTCATGCCACAGTCTGAGAAGAGTGAAATGTAAATGAGTAATCTGTGAATGAGAAATATTGGAACATGAGGGATAGTGAGGTTGACTGTTTAGATTGGCTTGTAGAAACGAATTGAAGTTAGTCTTAAaccaattaaaaataataatggataTGAAACAGTATTGACATATAATATTAGGATTAAATGTACAaagttgtagtttttaaaagaccaaaaaatatttaatggcCTACCCTGGGCGCCTAACAAGCCTTGACAGCAACTCTCCTGCCAATATTATtctaatgtaaaaaagaaaagaaaagtacagATATAAAAGTAGCCTGTAATTCTTTATGTTCCTTCCCGATGATTTTAAAAGATGGTTTACTTCACAGCTGTTTGTTTCCACCTGTGGAAACCACTTCCTGCTCTATGTGCACATCCAGTCACTGCAGACATGCGGAACCTGTGGTCCCTCACTAGATATCTAAATactaaatatacataaaaaacatgtttaaaatctgACAATGTACTCCTTTGGCTGTAatttcatatttactgtaattattCTATTGTAGTTTAGTGTACAGGTATTAAAGGGACTGTTTAttaaattacaaacaatataaaATGAGTTTTGAATATCATGACTTTCTCATTATTGTTCTTTACcttatctttttgttttactttgttgtACTCATCTACTAAGACCAAGCAACCACTGTTTTGTTTATGGTTTCTAATAAagttttctaaaaaataaataagcggAAGTGACATCATAACCAAGAAATGGTCAGTCTGCTGAATCAAAACAATGGCCGACTGGCTAGCTAGTATTTAACCTCTTGTGatctttttaaattaactaACACCCTTTAACAATTAACTGTCTCTGGCTCTTACTGGGATGGATAAATGATTTAATAAgtgtattttgaaataaaaaaaaacagctgccaAGCTCCGCTGTCCGCTGGCAAAATGAGCGATGTTGTGGAGAAGACCCTGACAGCTCTGCCGAGCCTCCTGTCTTTAGACTCTCAGCCTGGATCTACAAAACTGTCCTCCACCTCAAAACTAGGAACCCTCATCAGAGGAATCACTGAGTTAACGTCCAAACATGTGAGTGTCCTTAATAAACCAGGTACTTAGGTGAAATAATATGAGTCAGTTGTTGATGCTTTAACATTAGCTTGCTAAGCTGTCTATGCTAGCTAACTCTAAAAAGGTGTATGTGCTTATGTGTTTTAACCCACTTATTCCGTGCAGCATTGTGCATAGTTGTAGACTGATTTACAGATAACTAACGCTATGTTGTTATAATTACAGAGctggaattatttttttaaacttgtccTGTTAATGCGTTCATGTGCTGGTTAAACTCGGACATTCAAGGTGTTAACGAGTCAGCTGCCAAAATGCTTTGTATTCACAAACTGTGTTCA
This genomic stretch from Etheostoma spectabile isolate EspeVRDwgs_2016 chromosome 8, UIUC_Espe_1.0, whole genome shotgun sequence harbors:
- the gnb5a gene encoding guanine nucleotide-binding protein subunit beta-5a; this encodes MRSPLIPEMATQEVQLNETLTHLKTESETLKSKLEDERAKLHDVELHQVAEKVEGLGQFVMKTRRTLKGHGNKVLCMDWCKDKRRIVSSSQDGKVIVWDAFTTNKEHAVTMPCTWVMACAYAPSGCAVACGGLDNKCSVYPLSLDKNENLAAKKKSVAMHTNYLSACSFTNSDMQILTSSGDGTCALWDVESGQLLQSFHGHAADVLCLDLAPSETGNTFVSGGCDKKANVWDMRSGQCIQSFETHESDINSVRYYPSGDAFASGSDDATCRLYDLRADREVAIYSKESIIFGVSSVDFSLSGRLLFGGYNDYTINVWDVLKGTRVSILFGHENRVSTLRVSPDGTAFCTGSWDHTLRIWA